From a single Bacteroidia bacterium genomic region:
- a CDS encoding universal stress protein, producing the protein MNTFRKILVGMDLSDTDYALLTYARFMGERFPIEKAYFFHVSPGLEVPNGNENFYKEMEIPSIPPDEQIRVRMESEVGRKIKPGLFDTEFDVVEGSVTRQLLHWSEIKKVDMVILGKKFSNESSGISARRFLRNAPCSVLFVPEKVKTTVRKLLVTTDFSMDSTLALKQAIDFASTFDPAPEIQLLNIYQVPDGVHYQIGRTYAHFAQMIRDNIRDYMQKYLMQIEHKGIRIEPIMIQNNYMNIARHIYEFASSQQSDMLLIGAKGHSALTSFLVGSVTEKTLAYDFDIPIWVIRPLSGFATEKPDTEEKFQKTI; encoded by the coding sequence ATGAACACTTTCAGAAAAATACTTGTCGGCATGGACCTTTCTGACACGGATTACGCGCTACTGACCTATGCGCGTTTTATGGGTGAAAGGTTTCCAATAGAGAAGGCCTATTTTTTTCATGTAAGTCCGGGGTTGGAAGTGCCAAACGGCAATGAAAATTTTTACAAAGAAATGGAAATCCCTTCTATTCCCCCTGACGAGCAGATCCGTGTAAGAATGGAATCGGAAGTCGGAAGAAAGATAAAACCCGGTTTATTTGATACTGAGTTTGATGTGGTAGAAGGCTCTGTCACCCGCCAGTTGCTCCATTGGAGTGAGATCAAAAAGGTGGATATGGTGATTCTCGGAAAAAAATTCAGCAATGAAAGTAGTGGTATCAGCGCAAGGCGATTTCTCCGAAATGCTCCCTGCTCGGTATTATTTGTACCGGAAAAAGTAAAAACCACCGTCCGGAAATTGCTCGTAACCACAGATTTTTCGATGGACTCGACTCTTGCATTGAAACAAGCCATCGATTTTGCATCCACGTTTGATCCCGCACCAGAAATTCAACTACTGAATATCTACCAGGTACCTGATGGTGTTCATTATCAGATTGGCCGCACCTATGCGCACTTTGCCCAGATGATCCGGGACAATATCAGGGATTATATGCAAAAGTACCTGATGCAGATTGAGCATAAAGGCATCAGGATAGAACCGATCATGATTCAGAACAACTACATGAACATTGCCCGTCATATTTATGAGTTTGCCAGTTCTCAACAAAGCGATATGTTACTCATTGGAGCCAAAGGCCATTCGGCCCTTACTTCTTTTCTTGTGGGTAGCGTAACAGAAAAAACACTCGCATACGATTTTGATATACCGATCTGGGTTATCAGACCTTTATCCGGTTTTGCGACGGAAAAACCGGATACAGAGGAAAAATTTCAAAAGACAATTTGA
- a CDS encoding universal stress protein — MKKILIPTDFSDCAGYALDTAVKLAEKFGSELHIYHRADIDPAFDESSTVSQQESMESYAMLQFIKKKYYKIREQYASSNLRIITTFSSGDLVKTVTDYISTENIDMVVMGSSGASGLKGMVMGSQTQKIVRNAYCPVLVVKHPVNTVIFKNIVFASDFSDLAKKPFEKLIEFARKFGSHIHLLNVAAYPKFTVNEEDLTRMKAFEKMCWALPCTVYGRGDVDLELGVTHFAKEVKADLVSIAHFGKEPIKRVFTGSLTENLVNHLETPVLTINANEVKSWKVIKDPEEDIPLKRAKVTSPQKR, encoded by the coding sequence ATGAAAAAGATACTTATACCCACTGATTTTTCCGACTGCGCCGGTTATGCCCTCGATACGGCAGTCAAACTTGCTGAGAAATTTGGTTCAGAGCTGCACATTTATCACCGTGCAGACATAGACCCTGCATTTGATGAATCCTCTACGGTTTCGCAACAGGAGTCTATGGAATCTTATGCCATGCTTCAGTTTATCAAGAAAAAATATTACAAAATACGGGAGCAATATGCCTCCTCCAATCTTCGGATCATCACCACTTTTTCCTCAGGCGATCTGGTCAAAACTGTAACTGACTATATCAGTACAGAAAATATTGATATGGTCGTAATGGGTTCAAGCGGTGCTTCGGGATTAAAGGGAATGGTGATGGGATCCCAAACCCAGAAGATTGTCAGAAATGCTTATTGCCCGGTACTGGTGGTAAAACATCCCGTAAATACAGTAATATTCAAAAACATTGTATTTGCTTCAGACTTTTCCGATCTGGCAAAAAAACCATTTGAAAAACTGATTGAATTTGCCCGGAAATTTGGATCACATATCCATCTCCTGAATGTAGCAGCTTATCCGAAGTTTACGGTAAACGAGGAAGATCTGACCAGAATGAAAGCCTTTGAAAAAATGTGCTGGGCACTTCCATGTACGGTTTATGGTCGTGGGGATGTTGACCTCGAATTGGGCGTAACGCATTTCGCCAAAGAAGTGAAAGCGGACCTTGTGTCTATCGCACACTTTGGAAAAGAGCCTATTAAGCGTGTGTTTACGGGTAGTCTGACCGAAAATCTGGTCAATCATCTGGAGACCCCTGTGTTGACCATCAATGCCAATGAGGTAAAATCCTGGAAAGTGATCAAAGATCCGGAAGAAGATATTCCATTAAAACGCGCTAAAGTAACAAGTCCGCAGAAGCGTTAA